One segment of Solanum lycopersicum chromosome 1, SLM_r2.1 DNA contains the following:
- the LOC101258707 gene encoding carboxylesterase 1-like, with the protein MSDPNVDPYGYLGIIFNTDGSITRFQIPPRPFFTTIPDHDPSVFIKDLVINPVKDTWARIIIPREVLNSENKLPLVVYFHGGGFVMAITVNTPILQKFCATLAVEIPAIIVSVDYRYAPENRLPAAYDDCVESLYWIKNTPNELLKKYADFSKCFLLGTSSGGNIAYNVGLRVAGVGENLKPLEIKGLILYHSLFGGNERTKSELRLAHDKMLPLNVSDIMWELGLPIGSDRDHPYCNPMVEIRSNENLFDQVKIQGWKILIIDCDGDPLVDRQIEFSKMLKAKGVQVVDCFSEGGFHGCEYFDGMKLKELTLVVKEFMRSN; encoded by the coding sequence ATGTCTGATCCAAATGTTGATCCTTATGGATACTTGGGAATTATTTTCAACACTGATGGCTCTATCACACGTTTCCAAATCCCACCTCGTCCATTTTTTACTACTATTCCTGATCATGATCCCTCTGTCTTTATAAAAGATCTTGTCATTAACCCTGTGAAAGACACGTGGGCTCGTATTATCATCCCTCGTGAAGTACTCAACTCGGAAAATAAACTACCTCTTGTAGTATATTTTCATGGTGGAGGATTTGTAATGGCAATTACTGTAAACACACCGattttacaaaaattttgtGCAACACTTGCGGTTGAAATTCCAGCAATAATTGTATCGGTTGATTACCGATACGCCCCCGAAAATCGACTCCCAGCAGCGTATGATGATTGTGTGGAATCGTTATATTGGATCAAAAATACCCCTAACGAGCTGTTGAAAAAATATGCTGATTTTTCAAAGTGTTTTCTATTGGGCACTAGTTCTGGTGGCAACATAGCGTACAACGTAGGACTACGTGTAGCTGGAGTTGGTGAAAATCTTAAGCCTTTAGAAATCAAAGGGTTAATTTTATATCATAGTCTTTTTGGTGGAAATGAGAGGACAAAATCGGAATTAAGATTAGCTCACGATAAGATGCTGCCCCTTAATGTGAGTGATATTATGTGGGAGCTAGGGTTGCCTATTGGTAGCGATCGCGATCATCCATATTGTAATCCGATGGTGGAGATTCGATCAAATGAAAATTTGTTTGATCAAGTGAAAATACAAGGTTGGAAGATTCTGATCATTGACTGTGATGGTGATCCTTTGGTCGATCGACAGATTGAGTTTTCAAAGATGTTGAAGGCAAAAGGTGTGCAAGTTGTGGATTGTTTTAGTGAAGGAGGATTTCATGGTTGTGAGTATTTTGATGGCATGAAGTTGAAGGAATTGACCCTTGTTGTAAAGGAATTTATGAgaagtaattaa
- the LOC101249584 gene encoding phytyl ester synthase 1, chloroplastic, which translates to MASLLHNFWAVPRFGLSPDYKPHCIARFACLANRDSTFLSSDSVIVNGVSSIEEKEKSSTIIDVKNSHLAPAIKEKNKEDIQNKLETLWDDGYGTQTVKDYLEIGSEIIKPDGGPPRWFTPISAGPPLEDSPLLLFLPGMDGTGMGLVLHEKALGKVFQVWCLHIPVYDRTPFDELVKFVGRTVRMKHASSPNKPIYLVGDSFGGCLALAIAAHNPEIDLVLILANPATSFDRTQLQPLLPLLESLPDEFHVTVPYLLSFIMGDPLKMAMVNIDSMLPPGQIIQRLAGNLTDLLAHLYGLADIIPKETLLWKLKLLRSASSYSNSRLHAVNAEVLVIASGKDNMLPSENEAQRLGNSLRNCTVRYFKDNGHTILLEDGINLLSIIKATSKYRRSKRRDYVKDFLPPSKSEFKNAIKNNSWYLNITGPVMLSTMENGKIVRGLAGVPREGPVLLVGYHMLMGLEIVPLVQEYMMQTKILLRGIAHPSLFTQLVESRPDASSFIDMLKLYGATPVTASNFFKLLATKSHVLLYPGGAREALHRKGEEYKVIWPDQPEFIRMAAKFGATIVPFGVVGEDDIAQLVLDYDDLKSIPILGDRIRSENEEAARRGLAVRADMDGEIANQMLYIPGLLPKIPGRFYFFFGKPIHTKGRQDLVKDREKARELYLQVKSEVQNNMNYLLKKREEDPYRNFIDRTMYRAFSATSGDVPTFDF; encoded by the exons ATGGCTTCTCTTCTGCATAATTTCTGGGCAGTCCCTCGTTTTGGTCTTAGTCCGGACTATAAGCCTCACTGTATAGCTCGGTTCGCATGCTTAGCTAACAGGGACTCTACATTTTTGTCTTCAGATTCTGTTATAGTTAATGGTGTgtcctccattgaagaaaaggagaaaagtaGCACAATAATTGATGTGAAAAATAGTCATCTGGCTCCAGCTATTAAGGAGAAGAACAAGGAGGATATTCAAAACAAGTTGGAAACTCTTTGGGATGATGGATATGGAACTCAAACTGTTAAGGATTATCTTGAGATAGGATCAGAGATTATTAAGCCTGATGGAGGTCCTCCGCGGTGGTTTACTCCCATATCAGCTGGCCCTCCTTTGGAAGACTCTCCTCTCCTCCTTTTTCTGCCAG GAATGGATGGCACTGGCATGGGTCTTGTTTTGCATGAGAAGGCTCTTGGGAA AGTTTTTCAGGTTTGGTGCTTGCATATTCCTGTGTATGATCGAACACCATTTGATG aACTGGTGAAATTCGTCGGGAGAACTGTGAGGATGAAGCATGCTTCATCTCCAAACAAGCCAATTTATTTAGTTGGAGATTCATTTGGAGGGTGCTTGGCTCTTGCCATTGCTGCTCATAACCCTGAGATTGACCTTGTTCTGATATTAGCTAATCCAG CAACTTCATTTGACAGGACACAACTCCAACCTTTGCTTCCTCTTCTGGAGTCTCTGCCTGATGAATTTCATGTTACAGTCCCTTATCTTCTGAGTTTTATTATGG GTGATCCACTGAAGATGGCGATGGTTAACATTGATTCAATGCTTCCTCCTGGACAAATTATTCAACGTCTCGCTGGCAACCTCACTGATTTGCTGGCCCACCTCTAT GGTTTAGCTGATATTATACCGAAGGAAACTCTTCTCTGGAAGTTGAAGCTTCTAAgatctgcttcatcttattcaAATTCCCGTCTCCATGCTGTTAATGCTGAAGTACTTGTGATTGCTAG TGGCAAGGATAACATGCTTCCAAGTGAGAATGAAGCTCAGAGGCTTGGAAATTCATTAAGAAACTGCACAGTACGATACTTCAAAGACAACGGGCATACTATTTTATTG GAAGATGGTATTAATCTGCTATCCATCATCAAAGCTACTAGCAAATATCGTCGTTCAAAAAGGCGTGATTATGTCAAAGATTTTCTGCCTCCTAGTAAGTCAGAGTTCAAGAACGCAATCAAGAACAATAG TTGGTATCTCAATATTACTGGACCAGTTATGCTGTCCACGATGGAAAATGGGAAAATTGTTAGAGGTCTAGCGGGGGTCCCACGTGAAGGCCCTGTATTGTTGGTCGGTTATCACATGCTTATGGGTTTAGAAATTGTCCCTCTTGTTCAAGAATATATGATGCAGACGAAAATTTTACTTCGTGGAATAGCACATCCATCGTTGTTTACTCAGCTGGTTGAGAGTCGACCTGATGCAAGCTCATTCATTGATATGCTGAAACTATATGGAGCTACACCTGTCACTGCCAGCAACTTTTTTAAGTTGCTTGCAACAAAGTCACATGTTCTGTTGTATCCTGGTGGTGCCCGTGAGGCCTTACATCGTAAG GGAGAAGAGTACAAGGTGATATGGCCTGACCAACCAGAATTCATCAGAATGGCTGCAAAATTTGGTGCGACAATTGTGCCATTTGGGGTTGTAGGAGAAGATGATATAGCACAG TTAGTTCTCGACTATGACGACCTAAAAAGTATACCTATATTGGGTGATCGGATAAGGAGTGAGAACGAAGAGGCAGCCAGGAGGGGCTTAGCAGTCAG GGCGGACATGGACGGGGAGATTGCCAACCAAATGTTGTATATCCCTGGCCTTTTACCTAAGATACCCGGTcgtttttacttcttttttggGAAACCAATTCATACAAAGGGAAGGCAAGACCTGGTGAAAGATAGAGAAAAAGCAAGAGAATTATACTTGCAGGTAAAATCTGAAGTTCAAAATAACATGAATTATTTGCTTAAGAAAAGAGAGGAGGATCCTTACCGGAACTTCATCGATCGAACCATGTATAGAGCATTTTCTGCCACTTCTGGTGATGTCCCAACATTTGATTTTTAG
- the LOC101250162 gene encoding alpha/beta hydrolase produces MSDQIVMSIDPNVDPYGCLGIVRNSDDSITRPQIPRSFFSTIPDNDFSVFIKDFVINSTKDMWARIVTPREVLNSEIKLPLVVYFHGGGFVMAVTVDTPILQKFYTTLAVEIPAIIVSVDYRYAPENRLPAAYDDCVESLYWIKNTPNELLKKHADLSKCFLLGTSAGGNIAYNVGLRVAEVSECLKPLEIKGLILHHAFFGGNERTKSELRLVRDKILPLNVCDIMWELGLPIGSDRDHPYCNPMVEIRSNENLFDQMKILGWRVLVIDCDGDPLIDRQIEVTKMLKEKGVQVVDSFSEGGFHGCEFFDDVKLNDMALIVNEFVRA; encoded by the coding sequence ATGTCTGATCAAATTGTCATGTCAATTGATCCAAATGTCGACCCTTATGGATGTTTGGGCATTGTTCGTAACAGTGACGACTCTATCACACGTCCACAAATTCCTCGTTCATTTTTCAGTACTATTCCTGATAATGATTTCTCCGTCTTTATAAAAGATTTTGTCATCAATTCCACTAAAGACATGTGGGCTCGTATAGTCACCCCTCGTGAAGTACTAAACTCGGAAATTAAACTCCCTCTTGTAGTATATTTTCACGGTGGAGGATTCGTAATGGCAGTTACTGTAGACACACCAATCTTACAAAAGTTTTACACAACACTCGCAGTCGAAATTCCAGCGATAATTGTATCAGTCGATTATCGATACGCTCCGGAAAATCGACTCCCGGCAGCTTACGATGATTGCGTGGAATCGTTATATTGGATCAAAAATACCCCTAACGAGCTGTTGAAAAAACACGCTGATTTGTCCAAATGCTTTCTATTGGGCACTAGTGCTGGTGGCAACATAGCCTATAACGTAGGGCTACGTGTAGCTGAAGTTAGTGAATGCCTTAAGCCTTTAGAAATCAAAGGGTTGATTTTACATCATGCATTTTTTGGTGGGAATGAAAGGACGAAATCGGAATTAAGATTAGTTCGTGATAAGATATTGCCTCTTAATGTGTGTGACATTATGTGGGAGCTAGGGTTGCCTATAGGTAGCGATCGCGATCATCCGTATTGTAATCCGATGGTGGAGATTCGGTCAAATGAAAACTTATTTGATCAAATGAAAATACTAGGTTGGAGGGTTCTGGTGATTGACTGTGATGGCGATCCTTTGATTGATCGACAGATTGAGGTCACGAAGATGTTGAAGGAAAAGGGGGTGCAAGTTGTGGATAGTTTTAGTGAAGGAGGGTTTCATGGATGCGAGTTTTTTGATGACGTGAAGTTAAATGACATGGCACTTATTGTGAACGAGTTTGTAAGAGCTTAA
- the LOC138347265 gene encoding uncharacterized protein yields MASFSKGGSFNSYSDYPDHVCRPVIVGHSVGGFMVRAQRVVEVRRSYGIPLNGHVDEYDVHEEWDDDSPRKVSDFFHKVHNEASRPTHSTLLSPPKLITVRPSWTSEDHDSPKYREHHDFSGSPLRNKFEGFHLQGSRGSSPYKYKNDGYGHSMGSPKAGHVKDYGVNNTWDSPPRSRLTDDDWDGRRDHDDYGKPKFNGGYKITSAPLSQATNDIGKILGVGSKPLAPPTYAPKSHFPASYSTPHIKESYPERTQGEKPLASPVSTQSSYYPTSNPITERKESYPEPTKGTKPLSYPVYTKQPYSPTSNYPETNQGPRPLFSPGYTQQSHSPTSNPIPQRKENYPETAHGTKPLFTPGYTQQSHSPTSNPIPQRKENYPETEHGVKPSFSSGYKPQFHSPTSNPTPQRKESYPETEHGVKPWFSTGYKPQSHSPTSNPTPQRKESYPEKEHSVKPLFSTGYKPQSHSPTSNPTPQREESYPEKEHSVKPLFSTGYKPQSHSPTSNPTPQRKESYPERTHDTNPMFSPVSTQQSTENPTSQNNESHPKKKKGWTSLFSSPSKQQPHPPTSHSTPDMKQSYPDHETQGFHPSFTPSSPQKERYSPQMEDHYPDQIQRNVSFTSPYENTEEPKQTLNSSEARKKYAHLKPVSPAQMKFSGTIDSKEAVKKYNGAFVP; encoded by the coding sequence ATGGCTAGTTTTAGCAAGGGTGGAAGTTTTAACAGCTATAGTGACTACCCTGATCATGTTTGTCGCCCTGTGATTGTTGGACATAGTGTTGGGGGCTTCATGGTGAGAGCTCAAAGAGTTGTTGAAGTTCGTCGTAGTTATGGAATACCCCTGAATGGTCATGTAGATGAGTACGATGTGCATGAAGAATGGGACGATGATAGTCCAAGGAAAGTCAGTGACTTCTTCCATAAAGTTCATAATGAAGCTAGTCGACCAACTCATTCCACTCTTTTGAGCCCTCCAAAGTTGATCACTGTAAGGCCTAGTTGGACAAGTGAAGATCATGACTCTCCAAAGTATAGGGAGCATCACGATTTTAGTGGCAGCCCTCTTCGTAATAAATTTGAAGGGTTTCACCTTCAAGGTAGTCGAGGATCAAGTCCGTATAAGTACAAGAATGATGGTTATGGCCACTCCATGGGTTCTCCCAAGGCTGGCCATGTGAAGGACTATGGGGTCAACAACACATGGGATTCACCACCAAGATCAAGGTTAACTGATGACGATTGGGATGGCAGGAGAGATCATGATGATTATGGCAAGCCAAAATTCAATGGAGGTTACAAGATAACTAGTGCTCCACTTAGCCAGGCCACAAATGATATAGGCAAGATCCTTGGGGTAGGTAGTAAACCTTTGGCTCCTCCTACTTATGCACCAAAATCACATTTTCCAGCATCTTACTCAACTCCACATATAAAAGAAAGTTACCCTGAGAGAACTCAAGGTGAAAAGCCTCTGGCTTCACCTGTTTCAACCCAATCATCCTATTATCCAACGTCAAATCCGATAACCGAAAGGAAAGAAAGTTACCCTGAACCAACAAAAGGAACGAAGCCTCTGTCTTACCCTGTTTATACAAAACAACCATACTCACCAACTTCAAACTACCCTGAAACAAATCAGGGACCAAGGCCTCTGTTTTCCCCTGGCTACACGCAACAATCGcattcaccaacttcaaacccgATACCTCAAAGGAAAGAGAACTACCCTGAAACAGCACACGGCACAAAGCCTCTGTTTACCCCTGGCTATACACAACAATCAcattcaccaacttcaaacccgATACCTCAAAGGAAAGAGAACTATCCTGAAACAGAACATGGCGTAAAGCCTTCGTTTTCCTCTGGTTATAAACCACAATTTcattcaccaacttcaaacccaACACCTCAAAGGAAAGAAAGCTATCCTGAAACAGAACACGGCGTAAAGCCTTGGTTTTCCACTGGTTATAAACCACAATCAcattcaccaacttcaaacccaACACCTCAAAGGAAAGAAAGCTATCCTGAAAAAGAACACAGCGTGAAGCCTTTGTTTTCCACTGGTTATAAACCACAATCAcattcaccaacttcaaacccaACACCTCAAAGGGAAGAAAGCTATCCTGAAAAAGAACACAGCGTGAAGCCTTTGTTTTCCACTGGTTATAAACCACAATCAcattcaccaacttcaaacccaACACCTCAAAGGAAAGAAAGCTACCCAGAAAGAACACACGATACAAACCCTATGTTTTCCCCTGTTTCTACACAACAATCAACTGAAAATCCGACCTCTCAAAACAACGAAAGTCacccaaagaagaaaaaaggttgGACATCTCTGTTTTCCTCTCCTTCTAAGCAACAACCACACCCTCCAACATCACACTCAACACCTGATATGAAACAAAGCTACCCTGATCATGAAACTCAAGGTTTCCACCCCTCATTTACCCCTTCTTCTCCACAAAAGGAACGCTACAGTCCACAAATGGAAGACCATTACCCCGACCAAATCCAGCGCAATGTGTCCTTTACATCTCCATATGAAAATACAGAGGAACCAAAACAAACCCTTAATAGCAGTGAGGCCAGGAAAAAGTATGCTCACTTAAAACCAGTGTCACCAGCTCAGATGAAGTTCTCAGGAACAATTGATAGCAAGGAAGCTGTGAAAAAGTACAATGGTGCATTTGTTCCATAG